A portion of the Betta splendens chromosome 2, fBetSpl5.4, whole genome shotgun sequence genome contains these proteins:
- the ecsit gene encoding evolutionarily conserved signaling intermediate in Toll pathway, mitochondrial encodes MKCARCLLQLCRLRLGGRSAPLVRSLPSSHSWLLQHTQSQVLRQFHVSPSCPKTRPVPAEFNEANKQKDKSLATYDDLFEQGAKEAKTKATFNKVVEIFTKASVRRRGHVEFIYAALKKMPEFGVEKDITVYNKLLDVFPKEIFVPRNFIQRMFNHYPRQQECGVQLLEQMENYGIMPNIETKVLLVQIFGKKSHPIRKYERMMYWFPKFKNLNPFPVPQQLPEDPVDLARLSLTRIASDLDAKVTVYQLPCTDISESGQEITLPHVVGIQSPSQMELLAKHNPSRPVFVEGPFPLWLRKTCVSYYILRADPAPADEKKEDPYDPDRCLIYPLQLDLDLECDLGDDESFDVEDLDEGPVYAMCMTSQGDQATLNLWISGLQKSNDILGQVPTLFRLDAGPQELQWVDTDSGHQQQPDSETHKEASQPEVEIEEELTRSRGMKQ; translated from the exons ATGAAGTGTgcccgctgcctcctccagctgtgccgTCTCAGGCTGGGGGGTCGGTCAGCTCCCCTGGTCCGGTCCCTCCCCAGCAGTCACAGTTGgctgctgcaacacacacagagccag GTGCTGAGGCAGTTTCACGTTAGCCCATCGTGTCCCAAGACTCGTCCTGTACCTGCAGAGTTTAATGAGGCCAACAAGCAGAAGGACAAGTCACTGGCCACCTATGACGACCTGTTTGAGCAGGGGGCCAAAGAGGCAAAAACCAAAGCCACATTTAATAAGGTGGTGGAAATCTTCACCAAGGCAAGCGTGAGACGGAGGGGTCACGTGGAGTTTATATACGCTGCCCTGAAGAAGATGCCAGAGTTCGGTGTGGAGAAAGACATCACTGTCTACAACAAGCTTCTGGATGTTTTTCCTAAGGAGATCTTTGTGCCCAGGAACTTTATTCAGCGAATGTTTAACCACTATCCCCGACAGCAGGAGTGTGGAGTTCAGTTGTTGGAGCAGATGGAGAACTATG GTATCATGCCCAACATTGAGACCAAAGTCCTGCTGGTCCAGATTTTTGGAAAGAAAAGCCACCCGATAAGGAAATATGAGCGGATGATGTACTGGTTCCCTAAGTTCAAGAACCTCAACCCCTTCCCCGTCCCCCAGCAGCTGCCAGAAGACCCAGTGGATCTGGCTCGCTTGAGCTTGACTCGCATTGCTAGCGATCTGGACGCTAAAGTTACTGTCTACCAG CTGCCCTGTACAGATATTTCTGAAAGTGGCCAGGAGATAACACTTCCACATGTAGTAG GTATTCAGAGCCCAAGTCAGATGGAGCTGCTGGCCAAGCATAACCCGAGCAGGCCCGTGTTTGTAGAGGGCCCCTTTCCTCTGTGGCTGAGAAAGACCTGCGTGTCCTATTACATCCTGAGAGCTGACCCTGCACCAGCTGATGAGAAG AAAGAGGATCCCTATGATCCAGACAGGTGTTTGATTTATCCTCTGCAGCTAGACCTGGATTTGGAGTGCGACCTTGGGGACGATGAGAGCTTTGATGTGGAAGACT TGGATGAGGGTCCAGTCTACGCCATGTGTATGACCAGTCAGGGAGACCAAGCAACACTCAACCTGTGGATCTCTGGCCTCCAGAAGAGCAATGACATCTTGGGTCAAGTCCCCACTCTGTTTCGTCTGGACGCTGGTCCCCAGGAGCTGCAGTGGGTTGACACAGATTCAGGCCACCAACAACAGCCTGACTCAGAGACCCATAAAGAGGCGTCACAGCCTGAGGTTGAAATTGAAGAAGAGCTGACACGGAGCAGAGGGATGAAACAATAG
- the si:dkey-28a3.2 gene encoding uncharacterized protein si:dkey-28a3.2, producing MPTAKGKGPSTSQRYRPASGYDDATLAQKREYWRTKKREQRARLSQRRGKPHDAGGLQLLSAPAPLTSTSSGPFKLPLTDFPAPQSGSAVQDSALGSAESRKEKWFQTMKLNKVLPHIAATCSITARAASDAAATDCLKAKGRVTRAVTSATSSGTQQDTSSSVPPVKVTRYTNGSAAKATPTPYVSMQGPSDPRTQHKAPVALHVQPKLPPTNARLLVSSPCDPVPVKALNTTPQSRTTRALVTAQRAKGDAQALPESEEERAAKRREQWRLKKREQRAKLAARAARAREKVQCVDASGQRRQAADAGLHLRKQGAARLKALFTSAKGENVRGQSRGAGLAAGNLQAQGNRTAQAAIPCDSTSGRKTGELHRKLPSYVHLSVSRGVARCKTPRQRLIESQKNLMSQRNIRCKSLLVSSVFGSRNLHRVDPGDSPEQVVAKRREYWRIKKREQRAKLSMEVKARLKEKDSLMRRVKRYQRILEEMRKARAPPHSAGGLLSHASEGIGGFIKEDGTVTANAPQGPTGGNAAVPNSMEEPRKSTPAAQPQRPPNAQPAQVSGQAEDKPPRLRAHSESTNASNPAPLTIQCAAQLTLTHPKTPLLARPQGRSAGSDAGGCVMKMAVSSAAPSLSPLVPDSGLTEDERMAKKREYWRMKKREQRAARAARLKQGAALQRRKAQKQLSRGLGGRARAPSRTEPDIKQERESMPAVDLNSQPQQAFCPDIKPPTSPPAPPPVPPQESDTALSADSQAATLLAVASMKKLLEESLSTVTEHKAVQTDVKKEATEQDMKPDVAQLFPVKDEVSPLDDLTLQTNWQPDTDALVANSSQSPHLKDLSHPSRTLSPPKTSSEKVPLAACEHFSQARDPSPPRRTRPLPTQKPSLHSCCAPEPPKLHHLPMDQQHQLQGQCQSSRSPPARVLSCATVELSGLTSIQRKREYWKLMKRQQRARLKARQGGASLRSMQAPAKLSLRPRPSIASVATIPNISTVLVTSPTTCNGQQCPTDTLQLINSVSCSLRSEQSHMNTGPSPISPNCLGPRQGQQHVGPGCPKWTSKSTDIDPGPSLPTLKPPDNPLACINLQPIELPDQPSDSSLGPLRIPCVKFQSPTCVIDPPTKLPPISTMVPPKPVPGESEEEFLKRKREYWRIKKKEQRARKAFRDKGIPPRRSSENWRPILPTQNLQTQDSGQWGSCAESDNLLRNSQDSIPGLFPCSNYTAPLEDGSVVLFPDFESNDGEEGSVSDAVWRNRYLMDYDPLNQLLVCMVCGDLQYSHSLEGVRAHIDEAHPETLNLETGERLRILEAWDEQVSQRERFFTSQLQQHSGPLAEAHRN from the exons ATGCCAACCGCAAAAGGTAAAGGTCCATCAACATCCCAGCGCTACCGTCCTGCCTCTGGGTACGATGACGCCACACTGGCACAGAAGCGAGAATACTGGAGGACCAAGAAGCGTGAGCAGAGGGCGCGACTGTCGCAGCGAAGAGGAAAACCACACGACGCGGGGGGTCTCCAGCTCCTCAGTGCCCCGGCGCCGctgacctccacctcctccggtCCCTTTAAGTTGCCCCTGACCGACTTTCCTGCGCCGCAGAGCGGAAGCGCCGTCCAGGACAGTGCACTGGGAAGTGCCGAGAGCCGCAAGGAGAAATGGTTCCAAACCATGAAGCTCAACAAGGTGTTGCCTCACATAGCAGCGACGTGTTCCATCACGGCCCGAGCTGCCAGCGACGCAGCAGCAACGGACTGCCTGAAAGCAAAGGGTCGCGTGACCAGAGCCGTTACCTCAGCCACGTCTAGTGGAACCCAGCAGGACACCAGTTCCTCAGTGCCTCCCGTCAAAGTCACCAGATATACCAATGGCAGCGCCGCTAAAGCAACACCTACGCCATACGTGTCTATGCAGGGCCCATCGGACCCCAGAACGCAACACAAGGCCCCGGTTGCACTACACGTTCAGCCTAAACTCCCACCCACCAACGCCAGGCTCCTTGTGTCTTCTCCATGTGACCCCGTTCCTGTTAAAGCACTGAACACAACACCTCAAAGCAGAACAACGCGTGCCTTGGTCACGGCGCAGAGGGCGAAAGGCGATGCGCAGGCGCTCCCGGAGtccgaggaggagagagcggcgAAGCGCAGGGAGCAGTGGCGTCTCAagaagcgagagcagagagcgAAGCTGGCCGCTCGCGCCGCTAGAGCCAGAGAGAAGGTGCAGTGCGTGGACGCGAGCGGGCAGAGGCGGCAGGCGGCCGACGCAGGCCTTCACCTGCGGAAGCAGGGCGCCGCTCGGCTCAAAGCCCTGTTCACGTCGGCCAAAGGAGAAAATGTGAGAGGGCAAAGTCGGGGAGCGGGTTTAGCTGCTGGTAACCTGCAAGCACAAGGCAACAGGACAGCACAGGCGGCCATTCCCTGCGATTCCACGTCTGGGAGAAAAACGGGGGAATTGCACAGAAAGTTGCCAAGTTACGTTCACCTTTCTGTTTCCCGTGGAGTGGCCCGTTGCAAAACGCCCAGGCAGAGGCTCATCGAATCCCAGAAGAATTTGATGAGTCAAAGAAATATAAGATGCAAATCCCTATTGGTTTCCTCAGTCTTTGGCAGCAGAAATCTCCACAGAGTTGACCCCGGCGACTCACCCGAGCAGGTAGTGGCCAAGAGGCGGGAGTACTGGCGGATCAAAAAGCGCGAGCAGCGAGCCAAGCTGTCGATGGAGGTGAAGGCTCGGCTGAAGGAGAAGGACTCTCTGATGCGACGAGTCAAGCGCTACCAGAGGAtcctggaggagatgaggaaggccAGAGCGCCGCCCCACTCCGCAGGGGGGCTCCTGAGCCACGCCTCCGAGGGCATCGGAGGGTTCATCAAGGAGGACGGGACGGTCACCGCTAACGCTCCCCAAGGTCCGACGGGTGGCAACGCAGCAGTGCCGAACAGCATGGAGGAACCCCGCAAAAGTACCCCCGCGGCACAACCCCAGCGTCCGCCGAATGCTCAGCCAGCTCAGGTGTCTGGACAGGCGGAGGATAAGCCTCCCAGACTCAGAGCTCACAGTGAAAGCACAAACGCGTCCAACCCCGCGCCATTAACCATCCAATGCGCGGCTCAGCTCACGCTCACGCATCCCAAAACCCCTTTACTCGCACGCCCCCAAGGACGCTCCGCGGGGTCAGACGCCGGCGGCTGCGTTATGAAAATGGCCGTGTCCAGCGCCGCCCCGTCGCTGTCGCCGCTCGTCCCGGACTCTGGGCTGACGGAGGACGAGAGGATGGCGAAGAAGAGGGAGTACTGGAGGATGAAGAAGCGCGAGCAGCGGGCCGCCCGCGCGGCGCGCCTGAAGCAGGGCGCCGCCTTACAGAGGAGGAAGGCCCAGAAGCAGCTGAGCCGAGGACTCGGCGGCCGCGCGAGAGCTCCCAGCAGGACCGAGCCCGACATAAAGCAGGAGCGTGAGTCTATGCCAGCAGTTGACCTAAATTCCCAACCACAACAAGCCTTCTGTCCGGATATCAAGCCCCCCACctctccaccagcaccacctccaGTGCCCCCGCAGGAGTCGGATACGGCCCTGAGTGCAGACAGCCAAGCTGCCACGCTGCTGGCCGTGGCCTCCATGAAGAAGCTCCTGGAGGAGTCGCTTAGCAcagtcacagaacacaaagCTGTGCAGACAGACGTTAAAAAGGAGGCGACGGAGCAAGACATGAAGCCGGATGTAGCTCAGCTCTTTCCTGTGAAGGATGAGGTGAGTCCTCTTGATGACCTGACGTTACAGACAAACTGGCAGCCAGATACTGATGCCTTGGTAGCCAACAGTTCACAAAGCCCTCATCTCAAAGACTTATCGCATCCTAGTCGGACGCTTTCCCCTCCTAAAACCTCCAGTGAGAAAGTCCCACTTGCAGCCTGTGAACATTTCTCCCAGGCCCGTGACCCGTCACCGCCGCGCAGAACCCGGCCGCTCCCGACCCAAAAACCGAGCCTTCACAGCTGCTGCGCCCCCGAGCCACCAAAGCTGCATCACCTGCCCATGGACCAGCAACACCAGCTACAGGGGCAGTGTCAAAGCAGCCGCTCGCCGCCAGCGAGAGTATTGAGCTGTGCTACGGTGGAGCTGAGTGGTTTGAccagcatccagaggaagagggagtACTGGAAGCTGATGAAGAGGCAGCAAAGGGCCAGGCTGAAGGCCAGGCAGGGAGGAGCATCCCTACGAAGCATGCAG GCTCCAGCAAAACTATCCCTTCGACCGAGGCCATCGATTGCCTCAGTGGCCACAATACCGAACATCTCCACTGTCCTGGTCACAAGCCCTACAACATGCAATGGTCAGCAGTGTCCTACAGACACACTACAACTCATCAACAGTGTCTCCTGTTCACTCAGGAGTGAGCAGAGCCATATGAACACTGGGCCTTCGCCGATCTCACCCAACTGTCTAGGACCGCGCCAGGGTCAGCAACACGTCGGGCCAGGTTGCCCAAAATGGACGTCCAAAAGCACCGATATTGACCCAGGCCCCTCTCTCCCTACTCTGAAGCCACCAGACAACCCACTAGCCTGCATCAACCTGCAACCCATTGAACTCCCTGACCAACCTTCAGATTCCAGCCTGGGTCCACTCAGAATCCCTTGTGTTAAATTCCAGAGCCCCACATGTGTGATAGATCCTCCCACCAAGCTGCCTCCTATTAGCACCATGGTTCCACCAAAGCCAGTCCCTGGGGAGTCTGAGGAGGAGTTTCTGAAGAGGAAGCGGGAGTACTGGCGGATCAaaaagaaggagcagagagcCAGGAAGGCCTTCCGGGACAAGGGAATCCCTCCAAGGAGGTCCTCTGAGAACTGGAGGCCTATCCTACCCACACAAAACCTTCAGACACAG GACTCGGGTCAGTGGGGGAGCTGCGCTGAGTCTGACAATCTGTTGAG AAATTCACAGGACTCCATCCCAGGATTGTTTCCATGCTCAAATTACACAGCTCCACTAGAAG ATGGATCGGTGGTTCTGTTCCCCGACTTTGAGAGCAACGACGGTGAGGAAGGTTCCGTGTCGGACGCCGTGTGGAGGAACCGCTACCTCATGGACTACGACCCcctcaaccagctgctggtgtgtATGGTGTGCGGGGACCTGCAGTACTCCCACAGCCTGGAGGGCGTGAGGGCCCACATCGATGAAGCCCACCCGGAAACGCTGAACCTGGAAACCGGGGAGCGCCTGCGGATTCTGGAGGCCTGGGACGAGCAGGTGTCCCAGCGGGAGCGCTTCTTCACCagccagctccagcagcacagtggaCCCCTGGCAG AGGCGCACAGGAACTAA